CCGGGAAAGTGGATCAAAGAAAGGTAGCTTGCTCCCAAGGCAAGTGCTTGCTTACGCTTTATGTAGTGGTCGGCCTTCCTACCAGAATGCCTCCTTGGTTGAAGAGCCAAGCCTGCGCAGGAAGCAAACAAACTTGCGCGAAGGACGTTTTCTTCTCTGCCCTGTCCTCTCCCTTGGCCAAGGGAGAGACTGCATCCCTTTCCTTCGGTAGCTCTTTGGGTTTCCCAAGGATAGCGGTAGCTGGGGCAAAGCCCGCTTTCTTCGCTCCGCGAATGAGAGAGAAACTCATCGGAAAGAAGACGTTTTCTCTTTGCGAGATCCGAAAGTGGAGAACGCATTGCGTTCTCTGGGCACATAGGATCAAACGTAAAGCAGCGCTTTCTTGGCAGAGTTTGAGGCAGCAAGAAACTTTAGGGCTTGTTGGAGCTGCTGAGCATAACGAATCGAAGCCGAAGGCGGATCAAGGTAGCTTGCTCCCAAGGCAAGTGCTTGCTTACGCTTTATGTAGTGGTCGGCCTTCCTACCAGAATGCCTCTAGAAGCTTCTACAAAGCTTTGCTTCCGGTAGAAGCTAGTCGCTTCGGTAGCTTGCCTGCCAAGCCTATAGGCGAAGGGCCGAAGGATGGAGCGTGCAAAGTCGATCGTGCACCTGTCGTGTGACCCGTTGGTCCTAAGCAATGTCTTTCGCGAAGCGACCCACCTAGAAAGAGCTCTCCTTTTAGGGAGGCAAAAAAATGGAACTTCGATCTGATGCGGGTATCCAATCCCGCCGCTGAGATGTCCAGCGGATTCCGGGGCCTTGACGAATGGCCGGCCACCATTGTTGTTAGAAGAGCAAAAGGCCCGGGGCATAGCAGGATGAACCAATGTGAATGAGTGTAAGCTTCGTTGCCCGAACACGATTGGTGCTGACCACACTAGGTGCTACCGTGGTAGCAAGAGAGGCCAGGCAGTGACAATTGAGAGGTTGTCACTGAGCATTCCGTCTCACACGGGAAGAGAGGTCAAATGGCAAGGCAAAAGGCCATACGCCCGTGTGGCTCCTCGCGGAGTATAGCTCACATCCAAACATCTGATTGGGGAACGGGGCAACGCCCATGAAGCTCCGGCGGAAAGGGAAGGCCTGCCAGGCCGTATGCCCATGGGTGCAGGATTCTTCGAAAAAGCGCGGGCTGACTCGGAGACCTGGGACCTTGGCTTAGCAACGAATGAAGGGAAGCTCGAAGAGCTTTCTCCGCCAGCGGCTTATGTAGTGGTCGGCCAACTAAAGCTCGCTAAGCTTCGCTTCCCTCCCTTATGAAACTTCATGAAGTAGTCGGCATTCTATAAGCGACTTGTCGAGTTTACAAAGCTTTGCTTCTTGTAGTCGGCCCTCCATGCCTCCCTTCATTTGCTTGCCTCCTTTCAGCCCAGAATGCCTACTGACGTTAAGCTAACCGCCAGAAGCGACACCCGAAGGGTGAGCTTCTGGCGCAGGAGGCCAAGCATTCTGCCAGACGTCCCGGCCTGGGAGCCCCGTTCGCCTTTACTATAGTCTTTAGTTTTTCTTCATTTTATTAAGTAGCTAAGTTTCAAAAGCAAAGGTGAACAGCCCCCTGTCCTTTCTTTATAGTAGTCAAGGGCTTATAAGAAAAGTCAGGAAGGAGGCATGGAGGTGGGAAGGCCGACCACTACACGGATAGATTTCTATACCAAGTCATGAGCGATAGCGAAGCCAAGCCGCCGCCTATAGGCGAAGGGACGAAAGCCCGGCAAAGGTTAGACCTGATGGGAAAAAGTACGAAAAAAAAATAGTACGTTAAGGTTACGAAGTCACTTAGCCGAGCCGAGGCTAAGGTTATGGAATTACAGAGTAGGTTTTAGGTAAAGTGAAACTAAGGAACTGGCTTAGCTGTTCTACAAAGGAGAAAAGCTTTTGTTAAAGAGTCACTTATCCGTCTACAAAGGGAAAGGCGTCGGTACGGAGTCACGTCAGCTGTGGATATAGACTAGGCGTCGGAACGGAGTCTTAAAGTATTCACCGAGACTACACTAAGGAAGAAGTCAGCGAAAGTGAGCTCGTAACTAAGAAAGCCGGTATCAGAAACGAAGCCCTCTATAATAAAAAAAAGCAAAGAAGTCAAGGAACGAAGCTGCTTCTCTAATAACCCCGTTGAATAGGAGGGCGAAGGCTTTTTCAAAAAGTTTGATAGAGGTGGGCTTCGACCTTCTTAGGAAGAGCCGTACGAGGCAGCTCACGTACGGTTCGGGAGCCGAGCCACCGCACAGGGGCTTAGGTCAACACTTATATATTAGCCAGTCATCAATTGGAAGCGGGTAAGATGGTGATGAATTGCGATTGGTCCAAACCTTCTAAAAGCGGCTTCTTGCGACCTGCCCAGAATGCCCATACATACCTTCGGTTTCAAGACCTTGTTCGCACAGCGAATAAAGGTCGGGTTGAAGGGGGCAGTCAGCTGGCTGCTTCTTGGCCACGCCCCCCTGCTTATAGATACGAGATACT
This sequence is a window from Phoenix dactylifera mitochondrion, complete genome. Protein-coding genes within it:
- the rpl2 gene encoding ribosomal protein L2; this encodes MRQSLKGRALRHFTLNTGKSAGRNSSGRITVFHRGGGSKRLQRKIDLKRSTSSIGIVERIEYDPNRSSRIALVRWIEGVLLRRQRKCNTIEEFAPPRKILEPTTATIFCLFSFSSLPGKVDQRKVACSQGKCLLTLYVVVGLPTRMPPWLKSQACAGSKQTCAKDVFFSALSSPLAKGETASLSFGSSLGFPRIAVAGAKPAFFAPRMREKLIGKKTFSLCEIRKWRTHCVLWAHRIKRKAALSWQSLRQQETLGLVGAAEHNESKPKADQGSLLPRQVLAYALCSGRPSYQNASRSFYKALLPVEASRFGSLPAKPIGEGPKDGACKVDRAPVVNTYILASHQLEAGKMVMNCDWSKPSKSGFLRPAQNAHTYLRFQDLVRTANKGRVEGGSQLAASWPRPPAYRYEILDLNSKVGNCIPLADIRMGTWVHDIECHPGQGAKLARAAGTYAKIIKEPAPQCLVRLPSGVEKLIDSRCRATIGIVSNPNHGARKLRKAGQSRWLGRRPIVRGVAMNPVDHPHGGGEGRTKGGRPSVSPWGKPTKAGFRAVVGVGKRRI